From Toxorhynchites rutilus septentrionalis strain SRP chromosome 2, ASM2978413v1, whole genome shotgun sequence, a single genomic window includes:
- the LOC129769678 gene encoding uncharacterized protein LOC129769678 yields the protein MCDVLVMMNFNTKRKRLRSDDGGDYHVQRKMFVNQQLVDRQDEQKMKQIHAKTINMLFMGSRKADAKPLLCQRECLKHVRLLGGGEYDFDINNCPAWVEKKADRKCRICDRQSLVHADCINCNLELCEFCGISCNYCPEKICMNCVNIFNCRSSDVPCCERCKIFN from the exons ATGTGTGATGTTTTAGTGATGATGAACTTCAACACGAAACGAAAACGACTGCGGTCTGATGACGGCGGGGATTATCACGTTCAGCGCAAAATGTTCGTCAATCAACAACTAGTTGACCGACAGGATGAGCAGAAAATGAAGCAAATTCACG CGAAAACAATTAATATGCTGTTCATGGGCTCGAGGAAAGCTGATGCGAAACCACTTCTTTGTCAGCGTGAGTGCTTGAAGCACGTGCGTTTGCTAGGTGGTGGCGAATATGATTTTGATATAAATAAT TGTCCTGCCTGGGTAGAGAAAAAAGCCGACAGAAAGTGTCGTATCTGCGATCGGCAGTCGCTCGTTCACGCTGACTGCATCAACTGTAATCTGGAACTCTGTGAGTTCTGTGGAATCAGTTGCAACTATTGCCCGGAGAAAATCTGTATGAACTGCGTCAATATTTT CAATTGCCGAAGTTCAGATGTTCCTTGCTGTGAGCGGTGCAAAATCTTCAACTGA